From a single Cytophagales bacterium WSM2-2 genomic region:
- a CDS encoding DNA-binding response regulator, which produces MTGIKVIVIDDEPLARGIIKEYLKSFTQISVVAECGDGFEGVKAIAQHQPDLIFLDIQMPKINGFEMLELIDNPPPVIFTTAFDEYAIKAFETHAIDYLLKPFGKERFDKALNKWLSQNTANVPPALSDEISSPESQNRVVVKKGQNIVVLPIQRIHYFEAFDDYVKIFTTEGFYLKKKTMAFFEKTLDSSQFVRVHRSYLLNLQELTRIEPMEKDNHVALLKSGTRIPLSQSGYSKLKSVLGI; this is translated from the coding sequence ATGACTGGTATAAAAGTGATCGTGATCGATGATGAACCGTTGGCACGTGGGATCATAAAAGAATATTTGAAGAGTTTTACTCAGATAAGCGTGGTAGCTGAGTGTGGTGATGGTTTTGAAGGTGTGAAAGCCATTGCTCAGCATCAACCCGACTTGATTTTTCTCGATATCCAAATGCCAAAGATCAACGGTTTTGAAATGCTGGAACTGATCGACAACCCACCACCGGTGATTTTTACTACCGCTTTTGACGAATATGCTATCAAGGCTTTTGAGACACACGCGATTGACTATTTATTGAAGCCGTTTGGCAAGGAGCGATTTGATAAAGCATTGAACAAATGGCTTTCACAAAATACAGCTAATGTGCCTCCAGCGTTATCGGATGAAATCAGCTCCCCGGAAAGTCAGAATCGTGTCGTAGTTAAAAAGGGGCAGAATATCGTGGTGCTACCCATACAACGCATTCATTACTTTGAAGCCTTTGACGACTACGTGAAAATTTTTACTACGGAAGGCTTTTATCTCAAGAAAAAGACGATGGCATTTTTCGAGAAGACACTTGATTCTTCTCAGTTTGTACGAGTGCATCGATCATATCTCCTCAATCTGCAGGAGCTCACCCGAATCGAACCAATGGAAAAAGATAATCACGTTGCGCTTTTGAAAAGCGGAACCCGGATTCCCCTGAGCCAGTCAGGCTATTCCAAATTGAAGAGCGTGCTCGGAATTTAG
- the erg3 gene encoding sterol desaturase produces the protein MEAYGKILLVAMPAFLFLVLFEKWWGWRKGNDTVRHNDMISSLSSGVTNVTKDVLGLSVAIISYGWLMNKIAIVHIQATWAVYLIAFVALDFAGYWVHRISHEYNLFWNNHIIHHSSEEFNLACALRQSVSVIVKIFALFLLPAALLGIPGEVIAIVAPLHLFAQFWYHTQHIGKMGFLENIIVTPSHHRVHHAINPEYLDKNYSQIFIIWDKLFGTFQEEKPEIPAVYGVTRPVGTWNPIKVNFMHLWLLIKDAWYAQSWKDKFRIWFMPLGWRPVDVAERFPVYKIKNVYSFEKYDPKISSIVLAWSWVQMMMTLFLVAYLFGNIAKIGAPDIFWYGGFIFICIYAYTELMDKNRFAFVWELAKNILGMFLIWKNNGWFGADAYFLWTSVFLSFYFGASTVIAVYFSRGFDSKTENQLSLQ, from the coding sequence ATGGAGGCCTACGGAAAAATTCTTCTCGTTGCGATGCCAGCTTTTTTGTTTTTGGTGCTATTCGAAAAGTGGTGGGGATGGCGCAAAGGCAATGACACGGTGCGTCATAATGATATGATTTCAAGCCTTAGTTCGGGTGTTACCAATGTTACGAAGGATGTTTTAGGATTGAGTGTCGCTATTATTTCCTACGGGTGGCTGATGAACAAAATCGCTATCGTCCATATCCAGGCTACCTGGGCCGTTTACCTGATCGCTTTTGTGGCACTGGATTTTGCAGGATACTGGGTGCACCGCATCTCTCACGAGTATAATCTCTTTTGGAATAATCATATTATCCATCATAGTAGCGAGGAATTCAATTTGGCTTGCGCCCTTCGCCAGAGCGTGTCGGTGATTGTAAAAATATTCGCACTTTTCCTTTTGCCGGCTGCATTGCTTGGTATTCCGGGGGAAGTGATTGCCATTGTGGCTCCATTGCATTTGTTTGCGCAGTTTTGGTATCATACGCAACATATTGGCAAAATGGGATTTCTTGAAAATATCATCGTGACGCCATCGCATCACCGAGTACATCATGCGATCAACCCGGAATACCTCGACAAAAACTATTCGCAAATATTTATCATCTGGGATAAACTGTTTGGAACGTTCCAAGAAGAAAAACCGGAGATACCGGCAGTTTATGGTGTAACCCGTCCAGTAGGCACTTGGAACCCGATCAAAGTCAACTTCATGCATTTATGGCTCCTGATCAAAGATGCATGGTACGCACAGAGCTGGAAAGACAAGTTTCGGATTTGGTTTATGCCACTGGGCTGGCGGCCAGTAGATGTAGCGGAAAGATTTCCTGTCTACAAGATCAAGAACGTTTACAGTTTTGAAAAGTACGATCCGAAAATTTCGTCAATAGTTCTTGCCTGGAGTTGGGTGCAGATGATGATGACGCTTTTCCTGGTGGCGTATCTTTTTGGCAACATTGCAAAAATTGGAGCACCTGATATTTTCTGGTATGGTGGCTTTATTTTTATCTGTATTTATGCGTACACCGAGCTAATGGACAAAAACAGGTTTGCGTTTGTCTGGGAATTAGCTAAGAATATTCTTGGTATGTTCCTGATATGGAAAAACAACGGATGGTTTGGCGCTGATGCGTACTTTTTGTGGACAAGTGTTTTTTTAAGTTTTTATTTCGGAGCATCAACGGTGATAGCAGTTTATTTCTCAAGAGGCTTTGACTCCAAAACTGAAAACCAACTGTCTCTTCAGTAA
- the dgt gene encoding dGTPase: MNWSQLLSPQRLHGKQDFHDQSRSAFEQDYDRIIFSQPFRRLQDKTQVHPLPVDDFVHTRLTHSLEVSSVGRSLGKKVGEEILKRHTSLKENFSLFDFGAIVAAAALTHDLGNPPFGHAGEDAISDFFVLHPKGQSFKNQVTEREWTDLTHFEGNAQGFRLLNQKRFGLKLTSATLGAFTKYPCPSFFQNRDKSKKSQKKFGFFDSEKENFSLVANQLGLINRYENVWCRHPLTFLVEAADDICYGIIDLEDGCRLGLISEKDTVELMAAILKEQFHPEKMNKLVGLTEKLGVLRALTINKLVDECTTLFLDEEKNILEGKFDNALTDVIGSKDALQEISRISVEKIYQARTVVEIEASGHEVLPGLLEEFVATGKSLQEKESPRKYKNLQLLLPEETRWELTQQPSTYQMLRIIVDLISGLTDRHALSLYRKIKGISL, encoded by the coding sequence AACGCAAGTCCATCCGCTTCCAGTAGATGACTTCGTTCACACGCGACTCACACACAGTCTCGAAGTTTCCAGCGTTGGTCGTTCGCTGGGAAAAAAAGTAGGAGAGGAGATTTTGAAACGACACACTTCCTTAAAAGAGAATTTTTCCTTGTTTGATTTCGGGGCCATTGTTGCGGCAGCAGCACTTACTCACGATCTGGGTAATCCTCCATTTGGTCATGCAGGGGAGGATGCGATCTCGGATTTCTTTGTACTGCACCCCAAGGGACAGTCATTCAAAAACCAGGTCACTGAAAGAGAATGGACTGACCTTACCCATTTTGAAGGCAATGCCCAGGGATTCAGATTGCTTAATCAAAAACGATTCGGCTTGAAACTGACTTCGGCGACACTGGGAGCATTTACGAAGTATCCATGCCCTTCTTTTTTTCAAAATCGAGACAAATCGAAGAAGAGCCAGAAGAAGTTTGGATTTTTTGATTCAGAGAAAGAGAACTTTTCTCTGGTTGCAAATCAGTTGGGATTGATTAATAGATACGAAAATGTATGGTGCCGACATCCACTCACATTTTTAGTGGAGGCAGCGGATGACATTTGTTATGGCATCATCGACCTTGAAGACGGATGTCGTCTCGGATTGATCAGTGAAAAAGATACGGTGGAACTGATGGCCGCAATCCTGAAAGAGCAATTTCATCCCGAGAAAATGAATAAGCTTGTGGGGCTCACTGAAAAACTCGGAGTTCTTCGCGCGCTTACCATAAACAAACTGGTAGACGAGTGTACTACACTTTTTCTCGATGAAGAGAAAAATATTCTTGAAGGTAAATTCGACAATGCGTTAACTGATGTGATTGGGTCAAAAGATGCACTTCAGGAGATTTCCAGGATCTCCGTTGAGAAAATCTATCAAGCGCGAACTGTAGTTGAAATCGAAGCCAGTGGTCACGAAGTACTGCCCGGGTTGCTCGAAGAGTTTGTCGCTACCGGCAAGTCATTACAAGAAAAAGAGAGTCCCCGGAAGTATAAAAATCTACAACTGCTTTTGCCTGAGGAAACACGCTGGGAGCTTACGCAACAGCCATCTACTTATCAAATGTTACGAATCATTGTGGATTTGATTTCCGGGCTCACCGATCGTCATGCGTTGAGCCTGTACCGCAAGATCAAGGGGATTTCACTTTGA
- a CDS encoding transporter, with protein MWDKVAGFIIRFRLPLIVVIGLITVVMGYYATKVEMSYDLARTVPADDPEMIFLQQFKKQFGEDANIIGLGIQDSSIYSVEKFNRFRELNKMIKDIPGINNVLSLPEIKIIRKDTANKKFKLDPLFPKEIQSQQQLDSLMTVLRGQKFYMGQIVNEKNGATMMLISVQKEVMNSARRVELTQQLVEAGDKFSKSTGIVLHFAGLPFIRTIMATKVRQETQFFLYLSALVTGLIMFFFFRSVRAVLFSMIIIGIVVVWVMGTLALFGYKITLLSGLIPPVIVTIGITNAIYLLNKYHIEYFKLKSKPDAIAIVVKKMGLAMFLTNLTVAIGFLTLLSTDILLLREFGIVAGINIMALFVVSLIMIPAVFSWLPEPKPKHLRHLDFKILGKFLHLNDIAVHRYRPAIYIASIGLTVFSVLGMLRLQSVTFMVDDVPEKSGIRQDLRFFESNFSGIMPLEVEVNMNKRGAVRSSLSNLEKVDEFERFIDSLPQVSRPVSILSLVKASRQAFYGNNPEMYGLPTSKTEAAFIGRYIKNQTENTGLLKSFVDTSYTKMRISMQIADIGSIKMDSLVHQVIEPRMNKIFEGTNITTNVTGTTKLFIKGNKFLIANLQESLLLAFILITLSMAMLFANVRMIIISLIPNLLAMMITAGLMGYFGIPLKASTALIFSITFGISVDNSIRFLAKYRQEQLANNFFVPLSVSESILETGKSIIYTSVVLFAGFILFAFSSFGGTIALGVLTSTTLVISMFTNLFLLPALIMTFDKPKKNKEKLLIDDFDTSFYTESEDVDIDLSKIKIHDRAGSAE; from the coding sequence ATGTGGGATAAAGTCGCCGGGTTTATTATTCGCTTTCGTCTGCCGCTCATTGTTGTTATTGGCCTGATTACTGTCGTGATGGGATACTATGCAACAAAAGTGGAGATGAGCTATGACCTGGCCCGCACCGTGCCTGCTGATGACCCGGAGATGATATTCCTGCAACAATTCAAGAAACAGTTTGGCGAAGACGCGAACATCATCGGCTTAGGTATACAAGACAGTTCTATCTATTCGGTTGAGAAGTTCAATCGTTTCCGCGAATTGAATAAAATGATCAAGGATATTCCTGGGATAAACAATGTATTGAGTTTGCCCGAGATAAAAATCATTCGCAAGGACACTGCAAATAAAAAATTTAAACTAGACCCCTTATTTCCTAAGGAGATTCAAAGCCAGCAACAGCTCGATAGCTTAATGACCGTGCTTCGCGGACAGAAGTTTTACATGGGCCAGATCGTGAACGAAAAAAATGGGGCCACGATGATGCTGATTTCCGTTCAGAAGGAAGTCATGAATTCCGCCAGACGGGTAGAGCTGACGCAGCAATTAGTGGAAGCAGGTGATAAGTTCTCCAAAAGTACTGGCATTGTTTTGCATTTTGCGGGTTTGCCCTTCATCCGGACAATCATGGCCACGAAGGTGCGGCAAGAGACACAATTTTTCCTTTATCTGTCAGCCCTTGTTACCGGACTGATCATGTTCTTCTTCTTCCGTTCGGTAAGAGCGGTATTATTTTCGATGATCATTATCGGCATCGTTGTGGTGTGGGTGATGGGAACATTGGCCTTATTTGGTTACAAGATCACCTTGCTTAGTGGACTTATCCCACCGGTGATCGTGACGATTGGCATCACCAATGCCATTTATCTACTTAACAAGTATCACATTGAGTACTTCAAATTAAAAAGCAAGCCGGATGCAATCGCCATTGTTGTGAAGAAAATGGGTCTGGCGATGTTTCTCACTAACCTCACTGTGGCAATCGGATTTCTAACATTGCTTTCGACAGATATTTTACTTCTTCGCGAATTTGGAATTGTAGCGGGTATCAACATTATGGCATTGTTTGTTGTGAGCCTGATCATGATTCCGGCAGTCTTCTCCTGGTTGCCCGAACCGAAGCCCAAACATTTACGTCACCTTGATTTTAAAATATTGGGCAAATTCTTGCATTTAAATGACATCGCTGTGCATCGCTACCGCCCGGCCATTTACATCGCATCAATAGGCCTTACTGTCTTTTCAGTGTTGGGAATGTTGCGCCTTCAGTCAGTTACCTTCATGGTAGATGACGTGCCGGAAAAGAGTGGCATCCGACAGGACCTGAGGTTTTTTGAATCTAATTTCAGTGGGATCATGCCGTTGGAAGTAGAGGTGAATATGAATAAGCGTGGCGCTGTAAGAAGTAGCCTTTCCAATTTGGAAAAGGTAGATGAGTTTGAAAGGTTCATCGATTCGCTCCCGCAAGTATCTCGTCCCGTATCAATTCTCAGTTTGGTGAAAGCATCAAGACAAGCGTTTTATGGAAATAATCCCGAGATGTATGGATTGCCCACCTCTAAAACCGAGGCAGCTTTCATTGGTCGCTACATAAAAAACCAAACGGAAAATACAGGTCTTCTCAAATCGTTTGTGGATACGTCATATACCAAAATGCGCATCTCGATGCAGATTGCTGATATTGGTTCGATAAAGATGGACTCACTTGTTCACCAAGTCATCGAGCCGCGGATGAATAAAATTTTTGAAGGGACGAACATAACCACCAATGTTACCGGGACTACCAAGCTCTTCATTAAGGGTAACAAATTCCTGATCGCAAACTTGCAGGAAAGTTTATTACTGGCATTTATCCTGATCACGCTATCTATGGCCATGCTGTTTGCCAATGTTCGCATGATCATAATTTCACTGATTCCAAATTTGCTGGCGATGATGATTACTGCGGGGCTAATGGGCTATTTCGGAATTCCACTGAAAGCAAGTACGGCACTGATCTTCAGTATCACCTTTGGAATTTCAGTTGATAATTCCATCCGCTTCCTGGCAAAGTACCGTCAGGAGCAACTAGCGAATAATTTCTTCGTACCACTTTCTGTAAGTGAAAGTATTCTGGAAACGGGTAAGAGCATTATTTACACTTCGGTGGTCTTGTTTGCCGGGTTTATCCTTTTTGCATTCTCTTCTTTTGGTGGCACTATTGCACTTGGAGTTCTTACATCAACCACGCTGGTAATCTCGATGTTTACCAACCTGTTTCTGTTACCGGCACTCATCATGACGTTTGATAAGCCTAAGAAAAATAAAGAGAAGCTGTTGATCGATGATTTCGACACCAGTTTCTATACCGAAAGCGAGGACGTGGATATTGACCTTTCAAAAATCAAAATCCACGACCGGGCAGGATCAGCTGAGTAA
- a CDS encoding acyl-CoA oxidase yields the protein MLQAPQLKSNASLYVFLPLFYTVWSDAILTPSEIATIEGLIESQQWLTKEEKEFLLSQVNPATPPSADDLMSWRDEIRKAADETDGRSLVEIGFQLVKNHGSVSSVLLKEKPALANIEATLGFISHEAAYNFQSGKRESVTQQLTTQKTFDVEALTKILDGKNAGIIRKVKTILDDPEFRYVDPGDLAIYRAKVLQWSHMMADQGLGAIAYPKEYGGQNDMASYFAVMETLSYHDLSLVVKFGVQFGLWGMSVYFLGTEKHHKKYLKDIGSLELPGCFAMTETHHGSNVKGVETTATYNHTTKTITVHTPHIHARKEYIGNAALHGQMATVFAKLIVEGKDYGVCAVIVPLRDKKGKTLPGITIEDCGRKMGLNGVDNGKIEFKNVVVPLENLLDRYTTITEDGKFSSPISSDNRRFFTMLGTLVGGRIGIPRAGLSASKSGLTIAIRYGDQRKQFGPEGAPEVPILNYRTHQRRLMPLLANAYALHFSLQYLTNRFINRKEEEMQEIEALAAGLKSFATWNATATLQECRECCGGKGYLSENRIDALKNDTDIFTTFEGDNTVLMQLVAKSRLTEFKQEFAHMNLFGILNYVAEQAKTSITELNPITIRNTDEEHLMDPEFHLHAFKYRERDILTSAAKRLKRHIDEGMDSFDAFNVSQHHLVQVSFAYIERIILERFIEQVENTADANCQSILKKLCALFALSQIDKNKGWYLEQGYMEGVKTKAIRKLLNQLCWDVRQEAVPLVNAFAIPDSCLAAPIAIAS from the coding sequence ATGCTTCAAGCTCCTCAACTCAAGTCAAATGCTTCGTTGTATGTATTCCTTCCTTTATTTTACACGGTATGGTCCGATGCTATCCTCACTCCCAGTGAAATAGCTACGATCGAGGGACTGATTGAAAGCCAGCAATGGTTGACAAAAGAAGAGAAAGAATTTTTGCTTTCACAGGTAAACCCGGCTACACCTCCCTCAGCTGATGACCTCATGAGTTGGCGTGATGAAATAAGAAAAGCAGCTGATGAGACTGATGGAAGAAGCCTGGTTGAAATTGGCTTTCAACTGGTGAAAAACCACGGTTCCGTTTCAAGTGTTCTTTTGAAAGAGAAACCAGCCCTCGCCAATATAGAAGCAACGTTAGGTTTCATTAGTCATGAAGCAGCTTATAATTTCCAGTCGGGAAAACGGGAATCTGTAACACAACAACTTACTACGCAGAAAACTTTTGACGTTGAGGCTCTCACTAAAATCCTGGATGGTAAAAATGCAGGCATCATCCGGAAGGTAAAAACCATTCTTGATGATCCCGAATTCAGGTATGTCGATCCGGGTGATCTGGCCATTTATCGAGCTAAAGTATTGCAGTGGTCTCACATGATGGCAGATCAGGGATTGGGCGCGATTGCCTATCCGAAAGAATATGGCGGGCAAAACGACATGGCCTCCTACTTCGCGGTAATGGAGACATTGAGCTACCACGACCTGAGCCTGGTGGTGAAGTTTGGTGTGCAATTCGGACTATGGGGTATGAGTGTCTATTTCCTGGGAACAGAAAAACATCATAAAAAATATTTAAAGGATATTGGTTCGCTTGAACTTCCGGGTTGCTTCGCCATGACGGAAACGCATCACGGATCAAATGTGAAAGGCGTGGAAACCACTGCGACCTACAATCACACCACGAAAACAATCACGGTTCACACACCACATATTCACGCAAGGAAGGAATACATTGGCAATGCTGCTTTGCATGGTCAGATGGCTACCGTCTTCGCCAAGCTGATTGTAGAAGGAAAGGATTATGGCGTATGTGCCGTCATCGTGCCACTACGGGACAAAAAAGGAAAAACGTTGCCAGGAATTACTATTGAAGACTGTGGACGAAAGATGGGATTGAATGGAGTGGATAACGGTAAAATTGAATTCAAAAATGTGGTCGTGCCCCTGGAAAATCTGCTCGATCGCTATACCACGATCACCGAAGATGGAAAGTTTTCCAGTCCGATCTCCAGCGACAACCGCAGGTTCTTTACCATGTTGGGGACATTGGTCGGTGGACGTATCGGTATTCCACGTGCCGGATTGAGTGCATCCAAGTCAGGACTAACAATTGCTATTCGTTATGGAGATCAACGAAAACAATTCGGACCTGAAGGTGCTCCGGAGGTTCCGATCCTGAATTACAGAACTCATCAACGGAGGCTGATGCCACTATTGGCCAATGCCTACGCACTGCATTTTTCATTGCAGTACCTGACGAATCGTTTCATCAATCGCAAAGAAGAAGAAATGCAGGAAATCGAAGCCCTTGCTGCCGGATTAAAATCATTTGCCACATGGAATGCCACTGCAACCTTACAGGAGTGCCGCGAATGTTGCGGAGGTAAAGGATATTTATCTGAAAACCGGATCGATGCACTAAAAAATGATACGGATATCTTCACCACTTTCGAAGGTGACAACACGGTACTCATGCAGCTCGTAGCAAAAAGCAGACTCACCGAATTCAAACAGGAGTTTGCTCACATGAATCTGTTTGGCATTCTAAACTATGTGGCTGAACAGGCCAAGACTTCCATAACCGAATTAAATCCCATTACCATTCGAAACACCGATGAGGAACATTTGATGGATCCGGAATTCCACCTTCACGCTTTTAAATACCGTGAACGGGATATTCTCACATCCGCAGCCAAACGATTGAAACGTCATATCGATGAAGGAATGGATTCATTCGATGCTTTCAATGTCTCTCAACATCATTTGGTGCAGGTGAGTTTTGCTTACATCGAACGCATTATACTGGAAAGATTTATTGAACAAGTCGAAAATACGGCTGATGCCAATTGCCAATCCATCCTGAAAAAACTCTGTGCCCTATTCGCTCTCTCTCAAATCGACAAAAACAAAGGATGGTACCTGGAGCAAGGATATATGGAAGGTGTGAAAACTAAGGCGATTAGAAAGTTGCTTAATCAACTCTGCTGGGACGTACGACAAGAAGCGGTGCCCTTGGTTAATGCCTTCGCAATCCCTGACAGTTGCCTTGCCGCGCCTATCGCGATTGCCTCTTAA